Genomic window (Bacillus pumilus):
CGATGATTAACACGTTAATCGGTATGCGTTTAAATTTAAAAACGGGGAAACCAATACTTGCCAATAAAACAGGCGGATTATCAGGCCCTGCTGTAAAACCTGTCGCTGTGCGCATGGTACATGAGGTCAGTCAAGCGGTTTCTATCCCAATTATCGGAATGGGCGGCGTGCAAAGTGCTGAAGATGTACTTGAATTTTTATTAGCAGGTGCGAGTGCAGTAGCTGTTGGCACAGCCAATTTTGTGAACCCATTTATTTGCCCAGAAATCATTGAAGAACTGCCAAATGTATTAGCAGCTTATGGCTATTCATCTGTAGAGGAATGTATCGGAAGGAGCTGGAAACATGAAGCACTTGCCCATCATCGCGCTTGATTTTCCATCAGGGCGGGAGGCGCTCGCTTTTTTAGAACCCTTTGAAGGAACACCATTATTTGTGAAGGTCGGCATGGAACTATTTTACCAAGAAGGACCAGCCATCCTGGATGCGCTTAAAGAAAAAAATTGCCGCATTTTTCTCGATCTGAAATTACATGACATACCAACAACAGTGCAAAAAGCTATGACCAGGCTTGCAGCACTTGGCGTCGATTTGGTCAATGTGCATGCAGCTGGCGGGAAACATATGATGCAGGCTGCGTTAGAAGGGCTTGACAGCGGAACACCTGCTGGAAAAAAACGCCCAGGCATTATTGCAGTGACTCAGCTGACGAGTACGTCAGAAGACATGATGAGAAGCGAATTACTCATTGACCGGCCGCTGCAAGAGACTGTCATCCGGTACGGTCAATTGGCATATGAAAGTGGACTAGACGGTGTTGTTTGCTCTGTACATGAATCTAAAGCCCTTCATGAGCACATCTCACCTTCCTTTCTCACTGTCACGCCGGGGATACGCTTACAGAATGATCAAACTGATGACCAAAAGCGTGTGGCGACTCCTGCCTATGCAAAAGAGCAGGGGGTTTCGCAAATCGTTGTCGGAAGATCGATCACGAAAGCTGAAACACCATTTTTAGCCTATCATCAAATTTTGAAAGAGTGGGAGTGACTGCCAGATGAAAACAAAAATCGCTAAACACCTATTACAAATCAAAGCGGTCTCATTAAAACCAGACGAACCGTTTACATGGGCAAGCGGTATCAAATCACCGATCTATTGTGACAACCGCCTGACCTTATCCTACCCAGAGGTGAGACATGACATCGCTGAAGGTCTTAAAGAGTTGATTCTCACTCATTTTGAAGGAGCGGAGGTTGTTGCTGGTACAGCAACAGCAGGCATCCCGCATGCAGCTTTAGCGGCTGACCGTTTGAACGTACCGATGTGTTATGTCAGAAGCAAGCCAAAAGCACACGGTAAAGGAAATCAAATTGAAGGCGCCGTATCGCCAGGTCAAAAGGTTGTCGTTGTTGAAGACTTGATTTCCACTGGAGGCAGTGTGCTTGAAGTCGTCGCTGCTCTTCAAGAAGAGGGCTGTGACGTACTAGGTGTTGTGGCGATCTTCACATACGGACTGCCAAAAGCTACGGAAGCTTTTCAAGAGAAAAACATGCCATATGTCACACTAACAGATTATGATACATTGACAGACGTAGCACTAGAACTGAAAGCGATCGAGCCTTCTGCTATGAATAAACTAAAGCGCTGGAGACAAAATCCTTCCTCTGAATCTTGGATGGAAGAAACGGTCTAACAAGCTGTGCCTAACCGCACAGCTTTCAGCGTGTAGACAAACCCTCGCATTCTTTGTCAGTCCTGCGCGCCGGTGCTCACGAATGTCAAATTCGCTCCGCTCCGGTGCTCGTCCTTCCTAGACTTCAAAGGTTTTCTATCACGCTGAAAAGAAGACAAAGGGCTAAAATAAAAGTCATTTTAGCCCTTTGTCAACAATCTGAAAGCTGTGCTTAACTGCACAGCTTTTTCATTTGGTTAAAAATAGGAAAATGGACTCATTTTTTAATAATAACTAATCCTATCAATAAAGTCGGGTTGACTTTTGTTTGAATTGTGTTAATATTTAATACAAATTAAAACTCTTATCCAGAGAGGTGGAGGGACTGGCCCGATGAAACCCGGCAACCTGCGATTTGCAAGGTGCTACTTCCTGCAAAATGACTCTATTTTGAAAGATAAGGAAATCGTGAGCTTCCTCATCTTTCTTTCGGACTGAAAGAAAGTTTTTTTATTTTCACGATGAGGAAGAAGAGACCTGGATAGAGACTTAGTGAAGCATTTGCATCGACTGATTGGGGGAGACTTCGGCTCAGTTACGCTGATTTTGTAAAACGGTCCAGTAATGCAAGTGTCAAAAACGAAAAATTTGGTTGAAGTAGTGCG
Coding sequences:
- the pyrE gene encoding orotate phosphoribosyltransferase; translation: MKTKIAKHLLQIKAVSLKPDEPFTWASGIKSPIYCDNRLTLSYPEVRHDIAEGLKELILTHFEGAEVVAGTATAGIPHAALAADRLNVPMCYVRSKPKAHGKGNQIEGAVSPGQKVVVVEDLISTGGSVLEVVAALQEEGCDVLGVVAIFTYGLPKATEAFQEKNMPYVTLTDYDTLTDVALELKAIEPSAMNKLKRWRQNPSSESWMEETV
- the pyrF gene encoding orotidine-5'-phosphate decarboxylase, with product MKHLPIIALDFPSGREALAFLEPFEGTPLFVKVGMELFYQEGPAILDALKEKNCRIFLDLKLHDIPTTVQKAMTRLAALGVDLVNVHAAGGKHMMQAALEGLDSGTPAGKKRPGIIAVTQLTSTSEDMMRSELLIDRPLQETVIRYGQLAYESGLDGVVCSVHESKALHEHISPSFLTVTPGIRLQNDQTDDQKRVATPAYAKEQGVSQIVVGRSITKAETPFLAYHQILKEWE